The DNA window CCTTAACCTCTAATGCTACCGAATTATCCTCTTCAGAGACAAACTCAGCCAAAGCCATTAAGGAGAGTCCATTTATAAGCTCCTGAAGTATATTTTTAGCGTCCTCCCCTATGGAAATTTTTTCTCTTATCTCAACTTCGCCCTCTTCTCCGCCAAAAACCCCTAAAACCCCAGGCTTTCCCTCTTTTAAAATTTGTATAACAGCCTCATCCTCACTAATTCCCAATATTTTTAACCCATTCGCCTTAGCCTCATCTACAGATTTACCCTTTATTTTAATCTTTTTCATAATTTATTCTCCTCTCAAAAACAAATAAAATTGTTTCACGTGAAACATTGTAACAAATAAACTAATTTTAAAAACTCTCTTTTTTCAAAACAACGTACTTCATTATAAAAAATTGCTGGGCAGCCCCCACCAAGCTTGAGGCAATCCAATATAGCTGAACCCCTGCAGGAAAAGATATACTTACAAAAGCAATAAAAATTGGCATAAACATGTTAAATCCGGCCATTTGCTGATTACTTGCTGCATTAGGCATCGATTTTTGAGATAGATACGTTGATATGGCAATTAATATAATCATTGTATAGGTAGGATCCGGTTTTGCTAAGTTTGCTATCCATAAAAAAGAAGAATTTACAGATGGATCAGCAATAATTGATTTAAACTGAGTACTTTGTAAGGCCATAAAAAAACCTATAAAAAAAGGAATTTTTAATAGCATCGGCAAACAACCGCCAAATGGGTTGACTTTTTCATTTTTATATATTTCTGACAACGCTTTTTGGAGTTCTGCCGGCTTTTCTTTAAATTTTTTCTGTATTTCTTGAATTTTTGGTTGAATCTTTTGTAGCGCAGACATTTGAACAATAGAGGATAAAGTAAGAGGATAAAGAGCCATATTGATCAATATTGTAAGAAAAATTATAGAAAAACCATAGTTTCCAGTATAGGAGTAGAAAAAATTTAAACCGGCCAACATTATATCAATAAGCCAACTCATTTTAATGGATCAAAGCCCCCTCTAAAAAATGGATTACATCTTAAAATTCTCATGAGAGCAATAAAAACACCTTTTGCTCCATATTGTTGCACTGCTTCATAAGCATACTGAGAACAAGTAGGATAATACCTACAAGCCTGAGGTTTAAATATAGATATTTTTCTATAAAGAGCAATAAAAAACAAAATAAATCTAATGTATAATTTTTGCTCTTTTTGCTGTATTAATAAATTTTTCAACTAGTTCCTCAAAATTAAGACTGGCAACTCCTCGTTTAGGAATTATGACTATAAAACAAGGGGCCAATAATTTACTCTCAATTTTTCCAATTATAACTTTAAGCCGTCTTTTTATTTTATTTCTACAAACAGATGAACCATGTTTCTTACTAACAACAAGTCCATATTTAAAAACTTGTGAAGATAAAAAAAACAGAGTAAAAAAACTTGAATAAAATTTCTTTCCTGATTTATAAACCTCTTCAAACTCTCTATTTTTCAGGGATTTCAAACCGATAGTTTTTTTCTGCCTTTTCTTCTTCTATTTGCTAAAACAGCTCGTCCGCCACGCGTCTCTTTTCTGACCAAAAAACCATGAGTTCTTTTTCTTCTCACCTTATGTGGTTGATAAGTTCTTTTTGTCATAACGTTTCATTATACAAAAATATTGTTACATATGTCAATAAGTAAACATTCCTCTCTTTTGATACAGGGATAAATCTGCTTGATATTACAAGGGATTGATGGTAACATTATGTCGAAATTAATTATTGATAAAAAATTATTAAGACGGGGTAGGGGATCTCAATATCTTTATAATATGATAACTTATCAATACATTTAATCAAAACTGCTGTGGATAACTCTGTTGATAACCAGTAAAAAGGTGTGGATAATTATTGTGGATAAGGTGTGCAAAAAGTGAATGATATATTAGATATTCACAAAATATGGTCAGAACTCTTGCCATCTATTGAAAAGAGTGTTAATAAGCCAATTTATGAAACACTAGTTTCTTCAACAAAACCGATAGCATTTAAAGATAATGTTTTAGAGATTGGTATCCCTCATGATGTAATAAAAGAGTGGCTTTCCAAGCATTGCATAACAATTTTAGAAGCAGAAATTCAGTCAATATATCCTCAAATTCAAAAAATAATCTTTACTTCAGGCCATACAAATTTATTTCAGACGCCAACATTAGATACTCAGGGAAGAATATCTGAGGAGAATGATCATGTGGCAAGAAGCGTTCAATTTGCTTACTTAAATCCAAGATATACGTTCGATATGTTTGTTGTTGGAAACGGAAACAGATTCGCGCATGCGGCAGCGTTAGCTGTAGCTGCGGCTCCGGCGACAGCTTACAATCCTTTATTTGTTTATGGTGGGGTAGGGCTCGGAAAGACACATTTAATGCAGGCGGTCGGATATAGTGTTCTAAAGAAAAATTCCAAGGTTCGTGTACTCTATATAACCTGTGAAATGTTCACTAATGAATTAATTACATCTATCCAACAAGGAAAAATGCAAGATTTTAGGAATAAATACAGAAACATAGATCTTTTGATGGTCGATGACATACAATTTTTAGCAGGCAAGGAGAGGACACAAGAAGAATTTTTTCATACATTCAATACTCTTCACTCAGCTAACAAACAAATAATTGTAAGTTCTGACCGGCCACCAAAAGAAATTCCAACATTAGAAGATAGATTACGATCTCGGTTTGAATGGGGCTTAATTGCAGATATTCAGTCTCCAGATTTTGAAACAAGAATCGCAATATTAAGAAAAAAAGCAGAACTTGTAGATTTAACTGTTCCGGATGAAGTAACGCAATTTATCGCCTCAAAAATCGACACCAACATTAGAGAACTGGAAGGGGCCTTAATACGAGTTGTTGCTTTCGCCTCTTTATCAAATACAGATATCTCAATTTCTCTTGTCGAGCAAGTTTTAAAAGACCTTGTCTCTCCTGTAAAAACAAAGACTTCTATATCAGCAGACTCAATTAAAAAAGCGACAGCCGAATATTATAGTGTAAAAATTGATGATATGTCAGCAAAAATAAGAACAAAAGAGATTGCAACTGCAAGACAAGTAGCCATGTTTTTATGTCGGGAGTTGACCGAAGGTTCTTTACCAAAGATAGGGGAGGAGTTTGGTGGGAGAGATCATACAACTGTCCTTCACGCTTATGAAAAAATAAAAAACGCCTTAAAAATAGATAAAGATATAACAGAAGCTGTTAAAAACATAAAAATAAACTTAAAAAAATACTTAAACTCAACTGCTATTCTCTAAACCCAATTCTTCATTCCGATGTACCCAACTATTACCGCTTAAAAGCTATAGGTTGCTTTGTAGACTAAAGGCTTTTTTTCTAA is part of the candidate division WOR-1 bacterium RIFOXYB2_FULL_36_35 genome and encodes:
- a CDS encoding membrane protein insertion efficiency factor YidD, giving the protein MRFILFFIALYRKISIFKPQACRYYPTCSQYAYEAVQQYGAKGVFIALMRILRCNPFFRGGFDPLK
- a CDS encoding 50S ribosomal protein L34: MTKRTYQPHKVRRKRTHGFLVRKETRGGRAVLANRRRKGRKKLSV
- a CDS encoding chromosomal replication initiation protein DnaA, yielding MLDIHKIWSELLPSIEKSVNKPIYETLVSSTKPIAFKDNVLEIGIPHDVIKEWLSKHCITILEAEIQSIYPQIQKIIFTSGHTNLFQTPTLDTQGRISEENDHVARSVQFAYLNPRYTFDMFVVGNGNRFAHAAALAVAAAPATAYNPLFVYGGVGLGKTHLMQAVGYSVLKKNSKVRVLYITCEMFTNELITSIQQGKMQDFRNKYRNIDLLMVDDIQFLAGKERTQEEFFHTFNTLHSANKQIIVSSDRPPKEIPTLEDRLRSRFEWGLIADIQSPDFETRIAILRKKAELVDLTVPDEVTQFIASKIDTNIRELEGALIRVVAFASLSNTDISISLVEQVLKDLVSPVKTKTSISADSIKKATAEYYSVKIDDMSAKIRTKEIATARQVAMFLCRELTEGSLPKIGEEFGGRDHTTVLHAYEKIKNALKIDKDITEAVKNIKINLKKYLNSTAIL
- a CDS encoding ribonuclease P protein component, whose translation is MKSLKNREFEEVYKSGKKFYSSFFTLFFLSSQVFKYGLVVSKKHGSSVCRNKIKRRLKVIIGKIESKLLAPCFIVIIPKRGVASLNFEELVEKFINTAKRAKIIH